In Felis catus isolate Fca126 chromosome E1, F.catus_Fca126_mat1.0, whole genome shotgun sequence, the following proteins share a genomic window:
- the TP53I13 gene encoding tumor protein p53-inducible protein 13 isoform X3 — protein MAPQPPSPQLLLLAALAGLLGPSEVVAEPEEEAGASCPEGPWPLPPQVSPRLTYTRMSPWPPLVLAACGVVLEMAWIEPAWAAHWLKRRRRRRRLRKEKAWFCADGLSGSSPLVPRPGRGRLCRRGCLQAPALAFTLRSWRPPGVEEAAGGSRHLSPGGAKRRGLRAALGLQPTPSALRLPPASPRSLEAKQPMPAARGEGSDAPSVPTLPLMHEGPRGNASSRLEAQVLKGQSSPGGCTCPSEASPAPRAAVPPRVARGPTPRTEEAAWAAMALTFLLVLLTLATLCTRLHRNFRRGDSIYWEPTADSQDTVAAVLKRRLLMPPRRVKRSRRRPLLPPTPDSGPDGDSSD, from the exons ATGGCGCCTCAGCCGCCTTCGCCCCAGCTGCTGCTTCTGGCAGCCCTTGCGGGGCTCCTGGGTCCCAGTGAG GTGGTAGCTGAGCCAGAGGAGGAAGCGGGGGCCAGTTGTCCCGAGGGCCCGTGGCCTCTGCCCCCACAG GTGTCACCAAGACTGACCTACACGCGGATGAGCCCATGGCCG CCCTTGGTGCTGGCAGCATGTGGGGTGGTGCTGGAGATGGCATGGATAGAGCCAGCCTGGGCTGCCCACTGGCTgaagaggcggcggcggcggaggaggcTGAGGAAGGAGAAGGCATGGTTCTGCGCTGACGGTCTTTCTGGGTCTTCTCCCTTGGTGCCAAGGCCAGGTAGAGGGAGGCTGTGCCGGAGAGGGTGTCTGCAG gCCCCAGCTTTGGCTTTTACCCTGCGGAGCTGGCGGCCCCCAGGTGTGGAGGAGGCAGCTGGAGGGTCCAGGCACCTCTCTCCTGGCGGTGCCAAGAGGCGTGGGCTGCGGGCCGCTCTCGGTCTCCAGCCCACGCCCTCAGCCCTGAGGCTCCCCCCTGCCTCTCCACGGAGCTTGGAGGCCAAGCAGCCCATGCCGGCAGCCCGGGGTGAGGGGAGTGATGCCCCATCTGTGCCCACTCTCCCCTTGATGCATGAGGGGCCCAGAGGCAATGCCAGCTCCAGGCTAGAGGCTCAAGTGCTCAAAGGGCAAAGCAGCCCAGGGGGCTGTACCTGTCCAAGTGAGGCTTCCCCAGCCCCTCGGGCAGCAGTGCCCCCGCGGGTAGCCCGGGGCCCTACCCCCCGCACGGAGGAGGCTGCTTGGGCGGCCATGGCCCTGACCTTCCTGTTAGTGCTGCTCACTCTGGCCACGCTCTGCACACGGCTGCACCGAAACTTCCGACGGGGGGATAGCATCTACTGGGAGCCCACAGCGGACAGCCAGGACACGGTGGCTG CTGTGCTGAAGCGGAGGCTACTGATGCCCCCGCGCCGGGTCAAGCGCTCCCGCCGGAGACCCCTCCTCCCGCCCACGCCGGACAGCGGCCCGGATGGGGATAGCTCCGACTGA
- the TP53I13 gene encoding tumor protein p53-inducible protein 13 isoform X5: MAPQPPSPQLLLLAALAGLLGPSEVSPRLTYTRMSPWPPLVLAACGVVLEMAWIEPAWAAHWLKRRRRRRRLRKEKAWFCADGLSGSSPLVPRPGRGRLCRRGCLQAPALAFTLRSWRPPGVEEAAGGSRHLSPGGAKRRGLRAALGLQPTPSALRLPPASPRSLEAKQPMPAARGEGSDAPSVPTLPLMHEGPRGNASSRLEAQVLKGQSSPGGCTCPSEASPAPRAAVPPRVARGPTPRTEEAAWAAMALTFLLVLLTLATLCTRLHRNFRRGDSIYWEPTADSQDTVAAVLKRRLLMPPRRVKRSRRRPLLPPTPDSGPDGDSSD, from the exons ATGGCGCCTCAGCCGCCTTCGCCCCAGCTGCTGCTTCTGGCAGCCCTTGCGGGGCTCCTGGGTCCCAGTGAG GTGTCACCAAGACTGACCTACACGCGGATGAGCCCATGGCCG CCCTTGGTGCTGGCAGCATGTGGGGTGGTGCTGGAGATGGCATGGATAGAGCCAGCCTGGGCTGCCCACTGGCTgaagaggcggcggcggcggaggaggcTGAGGAAGGAGAAGGCATGGTTCTGCGCTGACGGTCTTTCTGGGTCTTCTCCCTTGGTGCCAAGGCCAGGTAGAGGGAGGCTGTGCCGGAGAGGGTGTCTGCAG gCCCCAGCTTTGGCTTTTACCCTGCGGAGCTGGCGGCCCCCAGGTGTGGAGGAGGCAGCTGGAGGGTCCAGGCACCTCTCTCCTGGCGGTGCCAAGAGGCGTGGGCTGCGGGCCGCTCTCGGTCTCCAGCCCACGCCCTCAGCCCTGAGGCTCCCCCCTGCCTCTCCACGGAGCTTGGAGGCCAAGCAGCCCATGCCGGCAGCCCGGGGTGAGGGGAGTGATGCCCCATCTGTGCCCACTCTCCCCTTGATGCATGAGGGGCCCAGAGGCAATGCCAGCTCCAGGCTAGAGGCTCAAGTGCTCAAAGGGCAAAGCAGCCCAGGGGGCTGTACCTGTCCAAGTGAGGCTTCCCCAGCCCCTCGGGCAGCAGTGCCCCCGCGGGTAGCCCGGGGCCCTACCCCCCGCACGGAGGAGGCTGCTTGGGCGGCCATGGCCCTGACCTTCCTGTTAGTGCTGCTCACTCTGGCCACGCTCTGCACACGGCTGCACCGAAACTTCCGACGGGGGGATAGCATCTACTGGGAGCCCACAGCGGACAGCCAGGACACGGTGGCTG CTGTGCTGAAGCGGAGGCTACTGATGCCCCCGCGCCGGGTCAAGCGCTCCCGCCGGAGACCCCTCCTCCCGCCCACGCCGGACAGCGGCCCGGATGGGGATAGCTCCGACTGA
- the TP53I13 gene encoding tumor protein p53-inducible protein 13 isoform X6, producing MSPWPPLVLAACGVVLEMAWIEPAWAAHWLKRRRRRRRLRKEKAWFCADGLSGSSPLVPRPGRGRLCRRGCLQAPALAFTLRSWRPPGVEEAAGGSRHLSPGGAKRRGLRAALGLQPTPSALRLPPASPRSLEAKQPMPAARGEGSDAPSVPTLPLMHEGPRGNASSRLEAQVLKGQSSPGGCTCPSEASPAPRAAVPPRVARGPTPRTEEAAWAAMALTFLLVLLTLATLCTRLHRNFRRGDSIYWEPTADSQDTVAAVLKRRLLMPPRRVKRSRRRPLLPPTPDSGPDGDSSD from the exons ATGAGCCCATGGCCG CCCTTGGTGCTGGCAGCATGTGGGGTGGTGCTGGAGATGGCATGGATAGAGCCAGCCTGGGCTGCCCACTGGCTgaagaggcggcggcggcggaggaggcTGAGGAAGGAGAAGGCATGGTTCTGCGCTGACGGTCTTTCTGGGTCTTCTCCCTTGGTGCCAAGGCCAGGTAGAGGGAGGCTGTGCCGGAGAGGGTGTCTGCAG gCCCCAGCTTTGGCTTTTACCCTGCGGAGCTGGCGGCCCCCAGGTGTGGAGGAGGCAGCTGGAGGGTCCAGGCACCTCTCTCCTGGCGGTGCCAAGAGGCGTGGGCTGCGGGCCGCTCTCGGTCTCCAGCCCACGCCCTCAGCCCTGAGGCTCCCCCCTGCCTCTCCACGGAGCTTGGAGGCCAAGCAGCCCATGCCGGCAGCCCGGGGTGAGGGGAGTGATGCCCCATCTGTGCCCACTCTCCCCTTGATGCATGAGGGGCCCAGAGGCAATGCCAGCTCCAGGCTAGAGGCTCAAGTGCTCAAAGGGCAAAGCAGCCCAGGGGGCTGTACCTGTCCAAGTGAGGCTTCCCCAGCCCCTCGGGCAGCAGTGCCCCCGCGGGTAGCCCGGGGCCCTACCCCCCGCACGGAGGAGGCTGCTTGGGCGGCCATGGCCCTGACCTTCCTGTTAGTGCTGCTCACTCTGGCCACGCTCTGCACACGGCTGCACCGAAACTTCCGACGGGGGGATAGCATCTACTGGGAGCCCACAGCGGACAGCCAGGACACGGTGGCTG CTGTGCTGAAGCGGAGGCTACTGATGCCCCCGCGCCGGGTCAAGCGCTCCCGCCGGAGACCCCTCCTCCCGCCCACGCCGGACAGCGGCCCGGATGGGGATAGCTCCGACTGA
- the TP53I13 gene encoding tumor protein p53-inducible protein 13 isoform X2 encodes MAPQPPSPQLLLLAALAGLLGPSEVSPRLTYTRMSPWPAEDVTFLYHPCAHPWLKLQLALLAHVCVAQPSLAPDSSLTQERPLVLAACGVVLEMAWIEPAWAAHWLKRRRRRRRLRKEKAWFCADGLSGSSPLVPRPGRGRLCRRGCLQAPALAFTLRSWRPPGVEEAAGGSRHLSPGGAKRRGLRAALGLQPTPSALRLPPASPRSLEAKQPMPAARGEGSDAPSVPTLPLMHEGPRGNASSRLEAQVLKGQSSPGGCTCPSEASPAPRAAVPPRVARGPTPRTEEAAWAAMALTFLLVLLTLATLCTRLHRNFRRGDSIYWEPTADSQDTVAAVLKRRLLMPPRRVKRSRRRPLLPPTPDSGPDGDSSD; translated from the exons ATGGCGCCTCAGCCGCCTTCGCCCCAGCTGCTGCTTCTGGCAGCCCTTGCGGGGCTCCTGGGTCCCAGTGAG GTGTCACCAAGACTGACCTACACGCGGATGAGCCCATGGCCG GCTGAGGATGTCACCTTCCTCTACCACCCCTGTGCCCACCCTTGGCTGAAGCTCCAGCTTGCCCTCCTGGCCCACGTTTGTGTGGCCCAGCCCTCACTGGCCCCGGACTCCAGCCTTACTCAGGAGCGG CCCTTGGTGCTGGCAGCATGTGGGGTGGTGCTGGAGATGGCATGGATAGAGCCAGCCTGGGCTGCCCACTGGCTgaagaggcggcggcggcggaggaggcTGAGGAAGGAGAAGGCATGGTTCTGCGCTGACGGTCTTTCTGGGTCTTCTCCCTTGGTGCCAAGGCCAGGTAGAGGGAGGCTGTGCCGGAGAGGGTGTCTGCAG gCCCCAGCTTTGGCTTTTACCCTGCGGAGCTGGCGGCCCCCAGGTGTGGAGGAGGCAGCTGGAGGGTCCAGGCACCTCTCTCCTGGCGGTGCCAAGAGGCGTGGGCTGCGGGCCGCTCTCGGTCTCCAGCCCACGCCCTCAGCCCTGAGGCTCCCCCCTGCCTCTCCACGGAGCTTGGAGGCCAAGCAGCCCATGCCGGCAGCCCGGGGTGAGGGGAGTGATGCCCCATCTGTGCCCACTCTCCCCTTGATGCATGAGGGGCCCAGAGGCAATGCCAGCTCCAGGCTAGAGGCTCAAGTGCTCAAAGGGCAAAGCAGCCCAGGGGGCTGTACCTGTCCAAGTGAGGCTTCCCCAGCCCCTCGGGCAGCAGTGCCCCCGCGGGTAGCCCGGGGCCCTACCCCCCGCACGGAGGAGGCTGCTTGGGCGGCCATGGCCCTGACCTTCCTGTTAGTGCTGCTCACTCTGGCCACGCTCTGCACACGGCTGCACCGAAACTTCCGACGGGGGGATAGCATCTACTGGGAGCCCACAGCGGACAGCCAGGACACGGTGGCTG CTGTGCTGAAGCGGAGGCTACTGATGCCCCCGCGCCGGGTCAAGCGCTCCCGCCGGAGACCCCTCCTCCCGCCCACGCCGGACAGCGGCCCGGATGGGGATAGCTCCGACTGA
- the TP53I13 gene encoding tumor protein p53-inducible protein 13 isoform X4 produces MSPWPAEDVTFLYHPCAHPWLKLQLALLAHVCVAQPSLAPDSSLTQERPLVLAACGVVLEMAWIEPAWAAHWLKRRRRRRRLRKEKAWFCADGLSGSSPLVPRPGRGRLCRRGCLQAPALAFTLRSWRPPGVEEAAGGSRHLSPGGAKRRGLRAALGLQPTPSALRLPPASPRSLEAKQPMPAARGEGSDAPSVPTLPLMHEGPRGNASSRLEAQVLKGQSSPGGCTCPSEASPAPRAAVPPRVARGPTPRTEEAAWAAMALTFLLVLLTLATLCTRLHRNFRRGDSIYWEPTADSQDTVAAVLKRRLLMPPRRVKRSRRRPLLPPTPDSGPDGDSSD; encoded by the exons ATGAGCCCATGGCCG GCTGAGGATGTCACCTTCCTCTACCACCCCTGTGCCCACCCTTGGCTGAAGCTCCAGCTTGCCCTCCTGGCCCACGTTTGTGTGGCCCAGCCCTCACTGGCCCCGGACTCCAGCCTTACTCAGGAGCGG CCCTTGGTGCTGGCAGCATGTGGGGTGGTGCTGGAGATGGCATGGATAGAGCCAGCCTGGGCTGCCCACTGGCTgaagaggcggcggcggcggaggaggcTGAGGAAGGAGAAGGCATGGTTCTGCGCTGACGGTCTTTCTGGGTCTTCTCCCTTGGTGCCAAGGCCAGGTAGAGGGAGGCTGTGCCGGAGAGGGTGTCTGCAG gCCCCAGCTTTGGCTTTTACCCTGCGGAGCTGGCGGCCCCCAGGTGTGGAGGAGGCAGCTGGAGGGTCCAGGCACCTCTCTCCTGGCGGTGCCAAGAGGCGTGGGCTGCGGGCCGCTCTCGGTCTCCAGCCCACGCCCTCAGCCCTGAGGCTCCCCCCTGCCTCTCCACGGAGCTTGGAGGCCAAGCAGCCCATGCCGGCAGCCCGGGGTGAGGGGAGTGATGCCCCATCTGTGCCCACTCTCCCCTTGATGCATGAGGGGCCCAGAGGCAATGCCAGCTCCAGGCTAGAGGCTCAAGTGCTCAAAGGGCAAAGCAGCCCAGGGGGCTGTACCTGTCCAAGTGAGGCTTCCCCAGCCCCTCGGGCAGCAGTGCCCCCGCGGGTAGCCCGGGGCCCTACCCCCCGCACGGAGGAGGCTGCTTGGGCGGCCATGGCCCTGACCTTCCTGTTAGTGCTGCTCACTCTGGCCACGCTCTGCACACGGCTGCACCGAAACTTCCGACGGGGGGATAGCATCTACTGGGAGCCCACAGCGGACAGCCAGGACACGGTGGCTG CTGTGCTGAAGCGGAGGCTACTGATGCCCCCGCGCCGGGTCAAGCGCTCCCGCCGGAGACCCCTCCTCCCGCCCACGCCGGACAGCGGCCCGGATGGGGATAGCTCCGACTGA
- the TP53I13 gene encoding tumor protein p53-inducible protein 13 isoform X1, with protein sequence MAPQPPSPQLLLLAALAGLLGPSEVVAEPEEEAGASCPEGPWPLPPQVSPRLTYTRMSPWPAEDVTFLYHPCAHPWLKLQLALLAHVCVAQPSLAPDSSLTQERPLVLAACGVVLEMAWIEPAWAAHWLKRRRRRRRLRKEKAWFCADGLSGSSPLVPRPGRGRLCRRGCLQAPALAFTLRSWRPPGVEEAAGGSRHLSPGGAKRRGLRAALGLQPTPSALRLPPASPRSLEAKQPMPAARGEGSDAPSVPTLPLMHEGPRGNASSRLEAQVLKGQSSPGGCTCPSEASPAPRAAVPPRVARGPTPRTEEAAWAAMALTFLLVLLTLATLCTRLHRNFRRGDSIYWEPTADSQDTVAAVLKRRLLMPPRRVKRSRRRPLLPPTPDSGPDGDSSD encoded by the exons ATGGCGCCTCAGCCGCCTTCGCCCCAGCTGCTGCTTCTGGCAGCCCTTGCGGGGCTCCTGGGTCCCAGTGAG GTGGTAGCTGAGCCAGAGGAGGAAGCGGGGGCCAGTTGTCCCGAGGGCCCGTGGCCTCTGCCCCCACAG GTGTCACCAAGACTGACCTACACGCGGATGAGCCCATGGCCG GCTGAGGATGTCACCTTCCTCTACCACCCCTGTGCCCACCCTTGGCTGAAGCTCCAGCTTGCCCTCCTGGCCCACGTTTGTGTGGCCCAGCCCTCACTGGCCCCGGACTCCAGCCTTACTCAGGAGCGG CCCTTGGTGCTGGCAGCATGTGGGGTGGTGCTGGAGATGGCATGGATAGAGCCAGCCTGGGCTGCCCACTGGCTgaagaggcggcggcggcggaggaggcTGAGGAAGGAGAAGGCATGGTTCTGCGCTGACGGTCTTTCTGGGTCTTCTCCCTTGGTGCCAAGGCCAGGTAGAGGGAGGCTGTGCCGGAGAGGGTGTCTGCAG gCCCCAGCTTTGGCTTTTACCCTGCGGAGCTGGCGGCCCCCAGGTGTGGAGGAGGCAGCTGGAGGGTCCAGGCACCTCTCTCCTGGCGGTGCCAAGAGGCGTGGGCTGCGGGCCGCTCTCGGTCTCCAGCCCACGCCCTCAGCCCTGAGGCTCCCCCCTGCCTCTCCACGGAGCTTGGAGGCCAAGCAGCCCATGCCGGCAGCCCGGGGTGAGGGGAGTGATGCCCCATCTGTGCCCACTCTCCCCTTGATGCATGAGGGGCCCAGAGGCAATGCCAGCTCCAGGCTAGAGGCTCAAGTGCTCAAAGGGCAAAGCAGCCCAGGGGGCTGTACCTGTCCAAGTGAGGCTTCCCCAGCCCCTCGGGCAGCAGTGCCCCCGCGGGTAGCCCGGGGCCCTACCCCCCGCACGGAGGAGGCTGCTTGGGCGGCCATGGCCCTGACCTTCCTGTTAGTGCTGCTCACTCTGGCCACGCTCTGCACACGGCTGCACCGAAACTTCCGACGGGGGGATAGCATCTACTGGGAGCCCACAGCGGACAGCCAGGACACGGTGGCTG CTGTGCTGAAGCGGAGGCTACTGATGCCCCCGCGCCGGGTCAAGCGCTCCCGCCGGAGACCCCTCCTCCCGCCCACGCCGGACAGCGGCCCGGATGGGGATAGCTCCGACTGA
- the ABHD15 gene encoding protein ABHD15 — translation MPPWGAALALLLAALALLGLLAPRLRRAVGARTLPGPRGRDHEEEVDGRGAADEFSDGREPLPGGCRLICKPSALAQCLLSALRHSAALEPRPRSWLSGPHLQTLCHFVLPVGPGPELAREYLQLADDGLVALDWVVGPCPRGRRVTNAGGLPAVLLVIPNAWGRLTRNVLGLCLLALERGYYPVIFHRRGHHGCPLVSPRLQPFGDPSDLKEAVTYIRFRHPAAPLFAVSEGSGSALLLSYLGECGSSSYVTGAACISPVLRCREWFEAGLPWPYERGFLLHQKITLSRYASALQDTVDTHKLFRSRSLREFEETLFCHTKSFPISWDTYWDHNDPLRDVDEAAVPVLCICSADDPVCGPPDHFLPTELFHSNPYFFLLLSHHGGHCGFLRQEPLPAWSHEVILEYFRALTEFFRTEERMKGLSRRRASFLGGRRRWGTLQKREVSPSSHLEEIFSWKRSYTR, via the exons ATGCCGCCGTGGGGCGCCGCCCTCGCCCTGCTTCTGGCCGCGCTCGCCCTGCTCGGCCTGCTCGCCCCGCGGCTGCGGCGCGCCGTCGGAGCGAGGACTCTGCCCGGGCCTCGCGGCCGGGACCACGAGGAGGAGGTGGACGGCAGAGGCGCCGCGGACGAGTTCAGCGACGGGCGTGAGCCGCTGCCCGGAGGGTGCAGGCTCATCTGTAAGCCGTCGGCGCTGGCCCAGTGCCTGCTGAGCGCCTTACGACATTCAGCAGCTCTGGAGCCGCGCCCGCGTTCCTGGCTCTCCGGGCCCCACCTGCAGACCCTCTGCCACTTTGTGCTGCCGGTGGGGCCGGGGCCTGAGCTGGCCCGAGAGTACCTGCAGTTGGCGGACGACGGGCTGGTGGCCCTAGACTGGGTCGTGGGACCTTGCCCCCGGGGTCGGCGGGTCACCAACGCCGGGGGCCTTCCCGCGGTGCTGCTGGTGATCCCCAATGCATGGGGGCGCCTCACTCGCAACGTGCTCGGCCTCTGCCTGCTCGCCCTGGAGCGCGGCTACTACCCGGTCATCTTCCACCGCCGCGGCCACCACGGCTGCCCGCTGGTCAGTCCCCGGCTGCAGCCTTTCGGGGACCCGTCCGACCTCAAGGAGGCGGTCACTTACATCCGCTTCCGACACCCGGCGGCCCCTCTGTTCGCGGTGAGCGAGGGCTCAGGCTCAGCGCTCCTGCTCTCCTACCTGGGCGAGTGCGGCTCCTCCAGCTATGTGACCGGCGCCGCCTGCATCTCGCCGGTGCTACGCTGCCGCGAGTGGTTTGAGGCCGGCCTGCCCTGGCCCTACGAGCGGGGCTTTCTGCTCCACCAGAAGATCACCCTCAGCAG GTACGCCTCGGCCCTGCAGGACACAGTGGACACCCACAAACTGTTCAGGAGCCGCTCCCTGAGAGAGTTTGAGGAGACCCTCTTCTGCCACACCAAGAGTTTCCCCATCAGCTGGGACACCTATTGGGACCACAACGACCCCCTCCGGGATGTGGACGAGGCCGCCGTGCCCGTGTTGTGTATCTGTAGTGCTGATGACCCCGTGTGTGGGCCCCCAGACCACTTTCTGCCCACCGAACTCTTTCACAGCAACCCCTACTTCTTCCTCCTGCTCAGTCACCACGGAGGCCACTGTGGCTTCCTGCGCCAGGAGCCCTTGCCAGCCTGGAGCCATGAGGTCATCTTGGAGTACTTCCGGGCCTTGACTGAGTTCTTCCGAACGGAAGAGAGGATGAAGGGGCTGAGCAGGCGCCGAGCTTCATTCCTAGGGGGCCGCCGTCGCTGGGGAACCCTGCAGAAGCGGGaggtctctccctcttcccatctgGAGGAGATCTTTAGCTGGAAGCGATCGTACACAAGGTGA